GGTTACTAAATAAGGATCAAGTCAAAAACTTGTGGAGAAGTAGGTGAAAAAATAGGGTGCAAGATCAAGTTTTCTTCATCTCTGTATGGAATTAAGCGTACAATTTAGTCAATCTATACAAGAAGAACTCAATAGATTTAACGCCTCTAAACTGGCTTCTAAATGCCTTTACTTTAGCATTGAAAGATTCTGCTGATGCATTGGTAGAGCGTTTCAAAAAATAGTTGGCAATAGTCGCATAATGTGTAAAAGTTAAGACTTAATCTGACATTTCTTAAATTTGATAACAATTTAAAACAGATTAAGATGACAACAACACAAAAGTTGATCCAGCCCAAAATGGGGCTGTTGAAACTAGCAGAAAAATTGGGTATTGTTTCAGAAGCCTGTAAAGTAATGGGTTATTCAAGGGACAGTTTTTATCGTTTTGGAAGATTTGTAATTTTAAAGTATAAACGCTTTTAAAGGGTTGCGGGGGGAAGTATTTTACATCCTTCTTCTACTTAACGATTATTCTACGAATTAGCAAGGTTCTGTAGTGTTGAAGATAGGCCCTTTTCATGATCTTCTTTTGTGATACCTGCCGGGACATTCATACATACAAAAGTCACCAAAGAGCCCTCGGGTACAGGGTCTATCTGTGTCTTGACTTTCATCAGGCCGGCATATTCAGGGTCATCGGAAGGAAACTCGACCTCTTCAACGACATAGTTGTTGGGTACCATTTCAAGAAAGCGCCCCTTGACCATATCCTCATTTTCAGAAGACTTTCCCGCAGTTTCATGAGCCCCTGTATATTTGAGCGTCATCCGGTAAATACCCCCCGGTTGTGAATCAAATTCGTAGATAACACATTTCATGCCTTTGGGCGCACGCCATTTTTCCAATGATGCCGGATCAATGATTGCCTGGTAAATGCGTTCAGGGGAAGCTTTTATAATGCCGGAAATGGTGTCGATCCTTTTATTGGTTATACCTGATGGAATTTAAGAAGTAGGGAAAACAGGTTTCTCTGCAACTAATAGTTTTACAAAATGAACCAGTTTTGGTTGAACAGAAAGTGGGTAAATTTACAGACTCTTAACCGCAAAAGAATGGATAATTTTTTTTCGACAGTTTCTCAGTTCACACATTTAAGCGATGAAAGCCAGCAAGATCTTTCATTATCCTTAACCCAACTTGCAGAAAAAACCTCATTAAAAAATTTATTTTAAAAATATTTCCACTTTGAAGCATCAAATTCCTGTAGGAGGGTACGGCAAATAAAATTCGTTTTACGCTCAACGCCTTTATTGATTTGTAGTACACAAGGGGGTATTGTTTTATTGAGAAAGTAGCTTGACCTTTGTGGGATTGTATTTCAAATGTTCCATACGCAAGAATCCAGATACCAGCCGTTACGATGGCTATTATCGCCTAGTTGAAAGCTATCGCAACCTAGAAGGAAGAGTATGCCACCGTACCTTACTGAATGTAGGTTTTTTGTCCGATTACAGTCCCGAACAACTCAACAAAGTACAGTCATGCCTCAATGACCGATATGAGAACCAACAGCGTCTATTTCCCGAAAATGATGTATTTGTAAAACGACTTGCAGAAGAACTCTGGGATCGACTTCTTGCAGCAAAGCGCATTGATGTAAAAAAGGCCCAGCAGATGATAAATGCAGATACGATGCGTCATGAAAATGTTAGAGAAATAGGTGCAGAATGGATGAGTTATAATATTTGGAATCAGCTTGAATTAACTCGGTTTCTTCAATCAAAAGGATGGGAAGAAGAGGAGATACAATTAGCTGCTACCCAAATCATCAGTCGAGCGGTCTATCCCGCTTCTGAGCTAAAAACTAGTCTTTGGATAAAAGAAAACTCCGCAGTCTGTGAACTGACTGGCTACAACCCATATTCCATTACAAAAGATAAGCTATATGCCAGCGCCTTAAAGCTTTACAGTATCAAAGATCAATTGGAACAACACCTTTCTGCACGCACAAATGAGTTGTTTGAGTTGGAAGATAAAATCATTTTATATGACTTGACTAATACCTATTTTGAGGGTCGCAAATTGAATAGTAAACTTGCCAAACACGGCAGGAGCAAAGAAAAGCGTAAAGATGCCAAGCTGGTAGTATTGGCCATGGTAGTGAATGTTGAGGGGTTCATTAAATACACTGCAATGTATGAAGGTAATATCGCTGATTGTGCCACACTAGAATCTATGATTGAAAAGCTGGCTACCCATACTTGTTCCCATAAACCAATAATTGTATTAGATGCAGGTATTGCTACGGAAGACAACCTTATTTTAATCAAAGCGAAGGGGTACCACTATGTTTGCGTAAGCCGCACTAAAATAAAAGATTATACTTCTGTTGCAGGTAAAGGGAAAGTATTGTTGCAAACCAAGAACAAACAAGAAATACAGTTAAAAGCAGTTGCCACAGAAAAGCACACGGACTATTTCTTGGAAGTAACTAGTGCCGCAAAGGCTAAAAAGGAAGAAGGGATGAAGCATTCTTTTGAACAAAGAATCGAGGAGGAATTGCAAAAAGTGAGCAATGCCATTCAGCGCAAAGGAGGCATAAAAACCACGGAAAAGGTATATGAACGAATCGGTAGAATTAAAGAAAAATATCCTTCTATACACAGCCAGTACATAATTGAAACACGGATAAATAAGGAAACAAATCAGGTAATTGAACTCAAATGGTCAAAAGATGAAAGCAAGGAGGCTACAAAGCAAGAATCTCTTGGCATTTATTTTCTGCGTACCGATTTGGAAATAAAAGACGAAGCTGTAACCTGGAATATTTATAACACAATAAGAGAAATAGAGAGCAGCTTTCGTTGCCTAAAAACAGATTTGGATTTACGCCCTGTTTATCATCAGAATGACGACAGTACGATGGCGCATCTCCATTTGGGCATTCTGGCTTATTGGCTTGTAAACACGATGCGCCACCAACTTAAAGCTAGTGGAATTAATCACAGTTGGAGTGAAATAGTTCGTATAGGGAATACTCAAAAAGTTGTGACCACTACGGGTACCAACACTTTTGATAAAGTCATTATTGTTAGGAAATGTAGCGAACCTGCTCATAAACTTACAGTCCTTTTAGGTATACTCAAAATAAAACACCAACCTTTTACAAAAAGAAAATCCGTAGTACACAAATCGGAACTCAAAAAAAATGAAAGTGCTATCAGTGGGGTATTAGGTCCTCCTTAGCTGCAAGTTGGGTTAAGAGAATTGAACGTAGCCAAGGGACATATCCTTGTAAGGCAGGATACAGTTTGCAACTATGTTTATTTTATCGACAAGGGGCTGACACGTACCTATTATTTAAAAGACGGAAAAGATGTGACGGATTGGTTAAGTGCTGAAAATTCCTTTGCTTGCTCCATTATCAGCTTTATCACCCGCAAACCAGACAGGCGCATAATTGAAACACTCGAACCTTCGGCAATTTTTGCACTCCATTACAACGATCTGGAAAAGCTTTGCAGCAAGCATCATGACGTTGAAAGGCTTTACCGGCACCTTGTTAGCTTTGGATTGATACAGTTGCAACAAAAGTTTGATGACCTCCATTTTGCCAGTGCGTTGCAGCGGTACAAAACATTGATGACAAACAACCCGACAATAATCCAACGTGTGCCGCTTGGAATGATTGCCTCTTACCTTGGCATTACCCAGGAAACGCTTAGCAGGATACGTTCGCAATATTGATTTTTTGATAAATATCAAAGGATACGTTGATGGCTTTATGTTATTTGCAGCGTTAAAATTTAAGTAACATGAACGCTATTTTATGGGTTATCCAATCATTGATTGCTATTGTTTTTCTGTATTCCGGAGTTAACAAGTCAATTTATTCAAGACAGAAGCTGGTATCCAAAGGTCAGACTGGCGTTGAAGGGTTATCGAAAGGAATGATCCGTTTTATTGGCATATCAGAGATTCTTGGCGCGATAGGAATTATACTACCCGGACTGATAGATGTCTTTCCATTTCTTACGGTCGTTGCTGCGATATGTCTTGCTCTAGTAATGGTACCCGCATCAATAATCCATTATAAGAGGTATGAGCCAAAAAATGTCATAACAAACTGCATTATTTTTTCAATGTGCGTATTTGTAACCTATGGTAGGCTTGCGTTTTAAGGCCAAGCAGATATCATATTGAAGTAACCTTGAAAAAGTCCGGAAAACAAATTCGCAATATAAGCCTAACGCATCGCGAACAAATTAATTAAACAAAAAAGGAAATGACAACATATTTGGTACACTGCCAAAAGCGGAACAGAAGTTCTTAATAACCAGGGGTACCTACTGCCTTTTTTATCACCCATTTTTTGTTTTTATTTTCTAATGGGTAAGCCCATAGAAAACGATGGCTTTGACCAGGAAAAAGCGAGTAATTAAGGTAAACTAAGGCCGACTTGTGATCGAATGAATAAAGTATATCAGACAAGTCAATTTTCATCAAACTATTAAACTGCATTTTATTACTGCTGAAAAGAGTACCAAATCCAGGGTTGCCTTTACCGCTCTCTATCATGTAGATGGTCTTAATGGTAACTTGTGCCATTTCGGCTAAATCCTCTTGTTTTAAGGAGAGGAATTCACGTCTCCGCGACATGATTTCTCCTATTTGTTTTATTGGCATCAGAATTATAATGCTGATTTCTTCAAAAAAAAGCTATTTATTTTAAATTAAAGTAAAAATCAGTATTATAATTCCTCTTTTAAGTCTATGGAGGTTTTTTACAGCTAATTATGCAGCAACCAGAATTATAATTCCGATAAAAATATTCCATATGGGAAGTTGTACCAAATTTCGACAAGATTGTTACAACTCTAGAATAAAGATGGTGCTTTTTTTAGAACTCCTAAAGTGTATGATCATACTATATCTCCCAACTCGCTGAAAGCCAAAGAAAAAGGGCTGCTCTTTCAAAAGCAGCCCTCTGACGTTTGGGGACGAATCCTCTTCTGTAGCGAGATCGGGAATTGAACCCGAGACCTCAGGGTTATGAATCCTGCGCTCTAACCACCTGAGCTACCTCGCCGTGGTTAACATTAAAACACAATTGTTTCAATGGGTTGCAAAAGTAATAGGAAATTGTCTTTTATTCAAAAAAATATGGGTATTAATTTCTTGACGCAGTGAAACTATTATTCCCATTCGATAGTTGCCGGCGGTTTACTGCTAATATCATAGACTACACGATTGATCCCGCGTACATTATTGATAATTTCATTAGACACATCAGCTAAAAACTCATAAGGTAAATGTGACCAATCAGCCGTCATTCCATCTACTGAGGTTACAGCACGTAATGCAAGTGTATATTCATACGTGCGCTCGTCTCCCATTACGCCAACACTTTTTACAGGAAGTAATATTGCACCTGCCTGCCAAACTTCATCGTAATGTCCCTTTTCTTTTAAAGCTTTGATATAATAATAATCCGCTTCTTGCAAAAGCTTTGCCTTTTCCTCTGTCACCTCCCCTAAAATACGGATGGCTAGTCCTGGACCCGGGAAAGGGTGTCGATTAATCATATCTCTTGGAATTCCTAATTCCAGGCCCACTCTCCGTACCTCATCTTTAAACAAAGAACGAAGTGGTTCAATGAGCTGCAGGTTCATTATATCCGGCAACCCTCCTACGTTGTGGTGAGACTTAATGGTTACCGATGGACCATGTACGCTTACACTTTCAATTACATCAGGATAAATAGTGCCTTGTCCTAAAAAACTAGCCTCTTTAATTTTCAAAGCTTCTTCATGAAATACATCAATAAACAGTTTACCGATCACTTTCCTTTTGGCTTCGGGGTCTGTTTTTCCGGCCAGCTCTTTATAGAAAAGTTCCTTGGCATTAATTCCTTTTACATTTAAACCGATGCTTTTATACGTTTCTAATACCTGTTCAAATTCGCCTTTTCGCAAAACACCATTATCTACAAAGATTCCATGTAACCTATCTCCAATAGCATGGCTAATCAGCGTCGCAGCGACAGTACTATCTACTCCACCACTTAATGCCATTATTACATGTTTGTCACCTATTGTTTTTTTGAGCTGAGTAATGGTTTCTTCCGCAAAAGAGGCTGGGGTCCAATCCTGTGCGCAACCACAAATATTGACAAGGAAATTAAAAAGCATTTTTTTACCTTCAGTAGAATGATACACTTCAGGGTGGAATTGCAAACCATACAAAGGATGAGTGCTATCTGTTTTTTTAAAAGCTGCCACAGGAATGCTTTCCGTAGTGGCTAGTATTTCAAAATTCACGGGTAATTGTTTTATGGAATCACTATGACTCATCCACACTTGTGACTTCTGCGAAATACCGGTGAGCAACTTATCCTCTTTTTGTTTATTCATTTGGGCGCGACCATATTCGCGCTTGTCTGACTTATCTACACGACCGCCAAATAACTTGGCAGTTAATTGTGCACCATAACAAACACCTAAGACCGGAACTTGCTCAATAAAAGCGGCAACGTCTACATTTGGCGCATCTGTTTCATTTACGCTACAAGGAGAGCCGCTCAAAATAATGCCCTTTAAATTCTCATCAAATGCAAAATTTTTATGATAAGGTAAAATATCACAATACACATTTGCCTCACGTACAGCACGTGCAATGAGTTGTGTATATTGGCTGCCAAAGTCAAGTATGATAATTCTTTCAGTCATAAAAATTGATTTAATCCGGTTGGAAATTTTGCGCAAAGCTAATTCAAATAAAAAACATAAAGTAAAAAATCAAAAAACCTTTCATAGAATCATCATTCCAGAAAGGTTTTCTAAAAGAAGTGGGAAATTATTT
The Arachidicoccus soli DNA segment above includes these coding regions:
- a CDS encoding IS1634 family transposase is translated as MGLYFKCSIRKNPDTSRYDGYYRLVESYRNLEGRVCHRTLLNVGFLSDYSPEQLNKVQSCLNDRYENQQRLFPENDVFVKRLAEELWDRLLAAKRIDVKKAQQMINADTMRHENVREIGAEWMSYNIWNQLELTRFLQSKGWEEEEIQLAATQIISRAVYPASELKTSLWIKENSAVCELTGYNPYSITKDKLYASALKLYSIKDQLEQHLSARTNELFELEDKIILYDLTNTYFEGRKLNSKLAKHGRSKEKRKDAKLVVLAMVVNVEGFIKYTAMYEGNIADCATLESMIEKLATHTCSHKPIIVLDAGIATEDNLILIKAKGYHYVCVSRTKIKDYTSVAGKGKVLLQTKNKQEIQLKAVATEKHTDYFLEVTSAAKAKKEEGMKHSFEQRIEEELQKVSNAIQRKGGIKTTEKVYERIGRIKEKYPSIHSQYIIETRINKETNQVIELKWSKDESKEATKQESLGIYFLRTDLEIKDEAVTWNIYNTIREIESSFRCLKTDLDLRPVYHQNDDSTMAHLHLGILAYWLVNTMRHQLKASGINHSWSEIVRIGNTQKVVTTTGTNTFDKVIIVRKCSEPAHKLTVLLGILKIKHQPFTKRKSVVHKSELKKNESAISGVLGPP
- a CDS encoding Crp/Fnr family transcriptional regulator → MNVAKGHILVRQDTVCNYVYFIDKGLTRTYYLKDGKDVTDWLSAENSFACSIISFITRKPDRRIIETLEPSAIFALHYNDLEKLCSKHHDVERLYRHLVSFGLIQLQQKFDDLHFASALQRYKTLMTNNPTIIQRVPLGMIASYLGITQETLSRIRSQY
- a CDS encoding transposase, which codes for MKRSTNASAESFNAKVKAFRSQFRGVKSIEFFLYRLTKLYA
- a CDS encoding helix-turn-helix transcriptional regulator — encoded protein: MSRRREFLSLKQEDLAEMAQVTIKTIYMIESGKGNPGFGTLFSSNKMQFNSLMKIDLSDILYSFDHKSALVYLNYSLFPGQSHRFLWAYPLENKNKKWVIKKAVGTPGY
- the guaA gene encoding glutamine-hydrolyzing GMP synthase translates to MTERIIILDFGSQYTQLIARAVREANVYCDILPYHKNFAFDENLKGIILSGSPCSVNETDAPNVDVAAFIEQVPVLGVCYGAQLTAKLFGGRVDKSDKREYGRAQMNKQKEDKLLTGISQKSQVWMSHSDSIKQLPVNFEILATTESIPVAAFKKTDSTHPLYGLQFHPEVYHSTEGKKMLFNFLVNICGCAQDWTPASFAEETITQLKKTIGDKHVIMALSGGVDSTVAATLISHAIGDRLHGIFVDNGVLRKGEFEQVLETYKSIGLNVKGINAKELFYKELAGKTDPEAKRKVIGKLFIDVFHEEALKIKEASFLGQGTIYPDVIESVSVHGPSVTIKSHHNVGGLPDIMNLQLIEPLRSLFKDEVRRVGLELGIPRDMINRHPFPGPGLAIRILGEVTEEKAKLLQEADYYYIKALKEKGHYDEVWQAGAILLPVKSVGVMGDERTYEYTLALRAVTSVDGMTADWSHLPYEFLADVSNEIINNVRGINRVVYDISSKPPATIEWE
- a CDS encoding SRPBCC domain-containing protein, which gives rise to MEKWRAPKGMKCVIYEFDSQPGGIYRMTLKYTGAHETAGKSSENEDMVKGRFLEMVPNNYVVEEVEFPSDDPEYAGLMKVKTQIDPVPEGSLVTFVCMNVPAGITKEDHEKGLSSTLQNLANS
- a CDS encoding DoxX family protein, yielding MNAILWVIQSLIAIVFLYSGVNKSIYSRQKLVSKGQTGVEGLSKGMIRFIGISEILGAIGIILPGLIDVFPFLTVVAAICLALVMVPASIIHYKRYEPKNVITNCIIFSMCVFVTYGRLAF